A single region of the Vicia villosa cultivar HV-30 ecotype Madison, WI linkage group LG4, Vvil1.0, whole genome shotgun sequence genome encodes:
- the LOC131599963 gene encoding monothiol glutaredoxin-S5-like, whose amino-acid sequence MERVTRLASERSVVIFSKSSCCMCHTIKTLLSDFGVNPEVHELDEINGGREIEQALSRLGCNPSVPAVFIGGELVGGANEVMSLHLNRSLIPMLRRAGALWV is encoded by the coding sequence ATGGAGAGGGTGACAAGGCTGGCATCAGAGAGATCAGTGGTGATATTCAGCAAGAGTAGCTGTTGCATGTGTCACACAATCAAAACTCTTCTAAGTGATTTTGGAGTGAATCCAGAAGTTCATGAACTTGATGAGATaaatggagggagagagattgaacaAGCACTTTCAAGACTTGGATGTAACCCTTCTGTGCCTGCTGTGTTCATTGGTGGTGAGCTTGTTGGTGGAGCTAATGAAGTTATGAGTCTTCATCTTAATAGGTCTTTGATTCCAATGCTTAGAAGAGCAGGAGCACTTTGGGTTTGA